Proteins from a genomic interval of Pseudomonas asplenii:
- a CDS encoding PDR/VanB family oxidoreductase, translating to MIEQLLDVVVRKRELQGDGVVVLDLIRRDGTPLPMFDAGAHVDLHIGPGLVRQYSLCSNPADQSVYRLGILKDPASRGGSVGVHDTLHEGREVQISTPRNLFPLAAEARRSILLGGGIGITPMIAMAHTLQAAGQDFELHYCGRERGRSAFLAELADSPFAAKVFTHFDNEGPEQRLDLAKVLGRGEAGAHLYTCGPAGFMDWVIQGARDLGYTEEHIHKEYFQVEVDSSGASFDVVAARSGKTVQVAEGQSILAALAQAGIKIEMSCEQGVCGTCLCDVLEGEPDHRDVYLTDEEKAGNDQILVCCSRAKSKTLVLDI from the coding sequence ATGATTGAACAACTGTTGGACGTAGTCGTGCGCAAGCGCGAGCTGCAAGGGGACGGCGTTGTCGTCCTGGATCTGATTCGTCGTGACGGTACGCCGTTGCCGATGTTCGATGCCGGCGCCCATGTGGACCTGCATATCGGCCCGGGCCTGGTGCGCCAATACTCGTTGTGCAGCAACCCCGCCGATCAGAGCGTCTACCGATTGGGGATCCTCAAGGATCCGGCGTCTCGCGGCGGTTCGGTCGGTGTGCATGACACGCTGCATGAAGGCCGAGAAGTACAGATCAGCACGCCGCGCAATCTGTTCCCATTGGCCGCCGAGGCGCGTCGATCGATCCTGCTCGGCGGCGGTATCGGCATCACACCGATGATCGCCATGGCCCACACCCTGCAGGCCGCTGGCCAGGACTTCGAGCTGCATTACTGCGGGCGTGAACGTGGCCGCAGTGCGTTTCTGGCAGAGCTGGCCGACTCGCCGTTTGCCGCGAAGGTGTTCACTCACTTCGACAATGAAGGGCCCGAGCAAAGGCTGGACCTGGCCAAGGTGCTGGGGCGCGGCGAGGCCGGAGCACACCTGTATACCTGCGGTCCCGCCGGTTTCATGGACTGGGTGATTCAGGGCGCGCGTGACCTGGGTTATACCGAGGAACACATCCATAAGGAGTATTTCCAGGTGGAGGTAGACAGTTCCGGTGCCAGCTTCGACGTGGTGGCTGCGCGCAGTGGCAAGACCGTGCAGGTGGCAGAAGGGCAAAGCATTCTCGCCGCGCTGGCGCAAGCGGGAATCAAGATCGAGATGTCCTGTGAGCAGGGGGTGTGCGGCACCTGCTTGTGCGATGTGCTTGAAGGTGAGCCGGATCATCGTGATGTGTACCTCACGGATGAAGAGAAAGCTGGCAATGACCAGATTCTCGTGTGCTGCTCACGCGCCAAATCCAAAACACTCGTGCTGGATATCTAA
- a CDS encoding SDR family NAD(P)-dependent oxidoreductase, protein MNQIALVTGAGQGLGQHFCASLLRAGYSVVITDIKLEAATACASQLDPDGMRTLALQLDAGRKEDFERALAQVLQRFGALHVVVNNAAVTKTTPLMQISPEEFDAVVGVNLRSVFLGCQVLGTHMAQAGYGRLINMASLAGQNGGTATGAHYAASKGAIITLTKIFAKEFAASGVTVNAIAPGPIDSSAVRAAVPPDRLPGLLANIPVQRLGDADFLGDLIVQLARPEAYFTTGATWDVNGGLFMR, encoded by the coding sequence ATGAACCAGATTGCATTGGTGACCGGCGCAGGGCAGGGGCTGGGCCAGCATTTTTGCGCCAGCCTGCTGCGGGCCGGTTATTCGGTAGTCATCACCGATATAAAACTGGAGGCCGCAACCGCTTGTGCGTCCCAATTGGACCCCGATGGCATGCGCACCCTGGCCCTGCAACTGGACGCCGGACGCAAGGAAGATTTCGAGCGCGCCCTGGCCCAGGTTCTGCAGCGCTTCGGCGCGCTGCACGTGGTGGTCAATAACGCTGCGGTAACCAAGACCACGCCGCTGATGCAGATCAGCCCTGAGGAGTTCGACGCCGTGGTGGGGGTCAACCTGCGCAGCGTGTTCCTGGGCTGTCAGGTGTTGGGCACGCACATGGCGCAGGCTGGTTATGGGCGCCTTATCAATATGGCTTCTCTGGCCGGGCAGAACGGCGGTACCGCCACGGGGGCGCATTACGCCGCGAGCAAGGGCGCGATTATCACGCTGACCAAGATCTTCGCCAAAGAGTTTGCCGCCAGCGGAGTAACGGTCAACGCGATTGCTCCTGGCCCCATCGACTCCAGCGCCGTGCGTGCCGCGGTACCGCCGGATCGCCTGCCGGGCCTGCTGGCGAATATCCCGGTACAGCGCTTGGGGGATGCGGATTTTCTCGGTGATCTGATTGTGCAGTTGGCACGTCCCGAAGCCTATTTCACCACCGGGGCGACCTGGGACGTGAATGGCGGCCTGTTCATGCGCTGA
- a CDS encoding aromatic-ring-hydroxylating dioxygenase subunit beta, whose amino-acid sequence MNLQLLQEVTAFIWQEGDMLDHGEYDSWLKMWTAKGTYVIPINPKETDFENTLNYAYDDHHMRELRVQRLIGGESISTSPQPRTVRTQSRFRVLSDDGTQVTVRCAQNVREFRKENLKLYSADLTYELVRTEGGFSIQRKVISLINSDDALAGIGYIL is encoded by the coding sequence ATGAACCTGCAATTACTGCAAGAAGTCACCGCCTTCATCTGGCAGGAAGGCGACATGCTTGATCACGGCGAGTACGACAGCTGGCTGAAGATGTGGACGGCCAAAGGCACCTACGTCATCCCGATCAACCCGAAGGAAACCGATTTCGAGAACACGCTCAACTACGCCTACGACGACCACCATATGCGTGAGTTGCGGGTGCAACGTCTGATTGGTGGCGAGTCGATCTCGACCAGCCCGCAGCCGCGGACCGTGCGCACGCAATCACGCTTTCGAGTGCTCAGTGATGACGGTACGCAAGTCACCGTGCGCTGTGCGCAGAACGTGCGTGAGTTCCGCAAGGAAAACCTGAAACTCTACAGCGCCGACCTGACCTACGAGCTGGTGCGTACCGAGGGTGGTTTCAGCATTCAGCGCAAGGTGATCAGCCTTATCAACAGTGACGATGCCCTCGCCGGTATCGGCTACATCCTTTAA
- a CDS encoding aromatic ring-hydroxylating oxygenase subunit alpha, translating to MNKLIPAVNLSVDPADLVQSDRVHTSMYTDARLFDAELEKIFYSTWIWVAHESEIPDNGSYKTTYVGKQPVIVVRDRKKDVHVLLNRCRHRGATVCEHKKGKTNSFVCPYHGWGYALDGSLRGIPHPESYGDCIDKAQLPLVSLRTESYAGMIFATFKDDIEPLVDYLGPAKKWMDLFMKQGAGYGIKVPGEHRFRFPGNWKIQLENTTDAYHFPLVHKSFLSSVDEQTLALFDFVKGPGYVEDLGNGHSVMVMIPDLVDLEAELDKPIPERFEALAAELREEGIEEQQVRRIVRAVGGTGFNLNLFPNVACSMAFFRVLQPISVTETEIHHSVITMDGGPAAANRYRLRLHEHFQGPMGFGTPDDSEAWERVQKGANAGEELWIMLNRGLPGERASEDGLVSDVSAETGMRAAYQQWKKMMSA from the coding sequence ATGAACAAGCTGATTCCCGCGGTAAACCTGAGCGTTGATCCTGCCGACCTGGTGCAGTCCGATCGTGTGCACACCTCGATGTACACCGATGCCCGGTTGTTCGATGCCGAGCTTGAAAAGATTTTCTACAGTACCTGGATCTGGGTCGCCCATGAAAGCGAGATCCCCGACAACGGCAGCTACAAGACCACCTATGTCGGCAAGCAACCGGTCATCGTGGTGCGCGACCGCAAGAAAGACGTACACGTCTTGCTCAATCGCTGCCGCCACCGTGGCGCAACCGTGTGTGAACACAAAAAGGGCAAGACCAACAGTTTCGTCTGTCCGTATCACGGCTGGGGCTACGCGCTGGACGGTTCACTGCGTGGCATTCCGCATCCGGAGAGCTACGGCGATTGCATCGACAAGGCGCAATTGCCGTTGGTCAGCCTGCGCACCGAAAGTTACGCCGGCATGATTTTCGCCACCTTCAAGGACGATATCGAGCCGCTGGTGGACTACCTGGGCCCGGCGAAAAAATGGATGGACCTGTTCATGAAACAGGGCGCGGGCTATGGCATCAAGGTGCCGGGCGAACATCGCTTCCGCTTTCCGGGCAACTGGAAGATCCAGCTGGAAAACACCACCGACGCCTATCACTTCCCGCTGGTGCATAAGAGCTTTCTGTCCTCGGTGGACGAGCAGACCCTGGCGTTGTTCGACTTCGTCAAAGGCCCGGGTTATGTCGAGGACCTGGGCAACGGCCACAGCGTGATGGTGATGATTCCAGACCTGGTTGACCTGGAAGCCGAGCTGGACAAACCGATCCCCGAACGCTTTGAAGCATTGGCCGCCGAGCTGCGTGAAGAAGGCATCGAAGAGCAGCAGGTGCGCCGTATCGTGCGCGCCGTCGGCGGCACCGGTTTCAACCTCAACCTGTTCCCGAACGTGGCCTGTTCGATGGCCTTTTTCCGTGTGCTGCAACCGATCTCGGTCACCGAGACGGAGATTCATCACTCGGTCATCACCATGGACGGCGGTCCAGCCGCCGCCAACCGCTACCGACTGCGTCTGCATGAGCACTTTCAAGGGCCGATGGGCTTTGGCACGCCGGATGACTCCGAAGCCTGGGAGCGTGTGCAGAAGGGCGCCAATGCCGGTGAGGAACTGTGGATCATGCTCAATCGCGGCTTGCCGGGTGAGCGTGCCAGTGAAGACGGCCTGGTATCTGATGTCAGTGCCGAGACGGGTATGCGCGCCGCCTATCAGCAGTGGAAAAAGATGATGTCGGCCTGA
- the iacA gene encoding indole-3-acetate monooxygenase, giving the protein MHALNACATQVASPLACGPDFDVLLDDIRNRAQAGEFNRQRHISPDVIESFKQHGVYRALVPKRFGGLECSPAEFCRLIERISQADGSAGWVASFGMSPVYLAALPLDSIAQLYADGPDLVFAGGIFPPQPAEVVSGGFMVSGRWKYSSGSLGADVVGVGIAPKSGDTFGLPRIAVMPRSAIRIEETWDTVGLLGTGSHDLVAQNVRVAEEWTFVRGGLPNLDEPFFRYPSLSFATQVLSVVGLGVARAALDALADMASGRVSVTGAPAIADRPLAQVDMARAEADLRAARAFFYESIDRAWDYVLAGDAVPVEATNLLRLSSTHATRVAADVARTAQMLSGMSGVYNDSPLARCVNDAQVVTQHAFMGDITYQNAGAMFFGKQPLPGYL; this is encoded by the coding sequence ATGCATGCGCTAAATGCCTGCGCGACACAAGTCGCGAGTCCGCTCGCCTGTGGTCCCGATTTCGACGTGTTGCTTGACGACATTCGTAACCGTGCCCAAGCCGGTGAGTTCAATCGCCAGCGGCACATCTCGCCGGATGTGATCGAATCCTTCAAACAGCACGGCGTTTACCGGGCACTGGTGCCTAAACGCTTTGGGGGGCTGGAGTGTTCGCCTGCCGAATTCTGCCGGTTGATCGAACGCATCTCCCAGGCCGATGGCTCGGCCGGTTGGGTGGCCAGTTTCGGCATGAGCCCGGTCTACCTCGCGGCGTTGCCCCTGGACAGCATTGCCCAGTTGTACGCCGATGGCCCTGACCTGGTCTTCGCCGGTGGCATCTTTCCGCCGCAACCTGCTGAAGTGGTCAGCGGAGGCTTCATGGTCAGCGGCCGTTGGAAGTATTCCAGCGGGTCTTTGGGGGCGGATGTCGTCGGTGTCGGCATCGCCCCCAAGAGCGGCGACACGTTTGGCCTGCCACGCATTGCGGTGATGCCGCGCAGTGCGATTCGCATCGAAGAAACCTGGGACACCGTCGGCCTCTTGGGGACCGGCAGTCACGACCTGGTCGCGCAGAACGTGCGAGTTGCCGAGGAGTGGACCTTTGTACGCGGCGGTCTGCCCAACCTCGACGAGCCGTTTTTCCGTTACCCGTCGCTGTCATTCGCCACCCAGGTGCTCTCGGTGGTCGGCCTGGGCGTGGCCCGTGCGGCCCTGGATGCGTTGGCTGACATGGCCAGTGGGCGGGTGTCGGTGACCGGAGCCCCGGCGATTGCCGACCGTCCGCTGGCACAGGTCGATATGGCCCGCGCCGAAGCCGACCTGCGCGCCGCCCGTGCGTTTTTCTACGAGTCCATCGACCGTGCCTGGGATTACGTGCTGGCCGGTGATGCGGTGCCTGTGGAGGCAACCAACTTGCTGCGCCTGTCTTCGACCCATGCCACCCGCGTGGCCGCCGATGTCGCCCGTACCGCGCAGATGCTGTCGGGCATGAGCGGTGTGTACAACGACAGCCCGCTGGCACGCTGTGTCAACGATGCCCAAGTCGTCACCCAGCATGCCTTCATGGGCGATATCACCTATCAGAACGCCGGAGCGATGTTCTTCGGCAAACAGCCCTTGCCTGGCTACCTCTAA
- a CDS encoding nuclear transport factor 2 family protein translates to MSESLSLAMLEQRLQRFETQDRVRACMNRYMVLCDGLDAHTPLEELAGLFTRDAVWEGKGAKYAKSFGGYRGREAIAAMFAGYMKSPAHFALNVHFLTSELIEVREDCAMGSWVMLQTSTFASGASHLNAARLTVRFAEEDGHWRMAHFQTENLFGRPVQAWNSEDDLPVPETPRQ, encoded by the coding sequence ATGAGTGAGTCACTGTCTCTGGCAATGCTTGAGCAGCGCTTGCAGCGTTTTGAAACCCAGGACCGCGTCCGTGCCTGCATGAATCGCTACATGGTGCTGTGTGACGGGTTGGATGCGCACACGCCGTTGGAGGAACTGGCCGGCCTGTTCACCCGAGATGCCGTGTGGGAGGGCAAGGGCGCCAAATACGCCAAGAGTTTTGGCGGCTACAGAGGCCGTGAAGCCATTGCCGCGATGTTTGCCGGCTATATGAAGTCACCGGCGCACTTTGCTCTCAATGTGCACTTCCTCACCAGCGAGCTGATCGAGGTTCGCGAGGACTGTGCGATGGGCAGTTGGGTGATGTTGCAGACATCGACGTTTGCCAGCGGCGCGTCCCACTTGAACGCGGCGCGACTGACCGTGCGTTTTGCCGAGGAAGACGGGCATTGGCGCATGGCGCATTTCCAGACGGAAAATCTATTCGGGCGCCCTGTGCAAGCCTGGAACAGCGAAGACGACCTGCCAGTGCCTGAGACGCCCAGGCAATGA
- a CDS encoding amidase, with protein sequence MSIVIEQFSLGGNGPTVMVKDTIDVAGLVTRASSQALNTAPPASAHAEVVQALLDKGCHLVAKTSLHELAFGTTGINHWTGTAPNPRFPGRIPGGSSSGSAAAVAAGLADFTLGTDTGGSVRIPACCCGVFGFKPTFGRVSRRGVMPARSSLDCVGPFAASLPMLITAMQAIDATFQPVSVQQQPRLGVLAVDASAAVQRVIDAAVAGSGLPTHSISLPSFDAAYAAGMVVINRETFDACGHLLESGQVGADIASRLAAAGTTTAEALANAELVREQFTAEVDAALRQVDVLVLPTMPDFPLRLADAADTQAVLGMTRFVRPFNLSGHPALSIPLGSAEGLPVGLQLVGAKGVDEQVLAIAGHLLERLYSRHDG encoded by the coding sequence ATGAGCATTGTGATTGAACAGTTTTCTCTTGGCGGCAACGGGCCTACCGTGATGGTGAAAGACACGATCGACGTGGCAGGCCTGGTGACCCGGGCGTCGAGTCAGGCGCTGAATACCGCGCCGCCCGCCAGCGCCCATGCCGAGGTGGTACAAGCGTTGTTGGACAAGGGCTGCCACCTGGTGGCCAAGACCAGCCTGCACGAGTTGGCGTTCGGTACCACTGGTATCAACCACTGGACCGGTACCGCACCGAACCCACGCTTTCCCGGGCGTATTCCCGGCGGTTCTTCCAGTGGTTCAGCGGCTGCCGTGGCTGCCGGCCTGGCGGACTTTACCCTTGGCACCGACACCGGCGGTTCGGTGCGTATCCCGGCGTGCTGCTGCGGGGTATTCGGCTTCAAGCCGACCTTCGGTCGCGTCAGTCGCCGTGGGGTGATGCCCGCGCGCAGCAGCCTGGATTGTGTCGGACCGTTTGCCGCCAGCCTGCCCATGCTGATCACGGCGATGCAGGCCATCGACGCCACGTTCCAGCCGGTGTCGGTGCAGCAGCAACCCCGGCTCGGCGTATTGGCGGTAGATGCCAGTGCGGCAGTGCAACGCGTGATTGATGCGGCCGTGGCGGGTAGCGGCTTGCCCACTCATTCCATCAGTTTGCCGAGTTTTGACGCGGCTTATGCCGCCGGCATGGTGGTGATCAATCGTGAAACCTTCGACGCCTGTGGTCACCTGCTGGAAAGCGGGCAGGTGGGCGCTGATATCGCCAGCCGACTGGCCGCCGCTGGAACCACCACCGCCGAGGCGTTGGCAAACGCCGAACTGGTGCGCGAGCAGTTCACGGCCGAAGTCGATGCAGCATTGCGTCAAGTCGACGTACTGGTGCTGCCGACCATGCCGGACTTCCCGTTGAGGCTCGCCGATGCTGCCGATACGCAAGCCGTGCTGGGCATGACTCGGTTTGTACGGCCTTTCAACCTGTCCGGTCACCCGGCCTTGAGCATCCCCCTGGGCAGCGCCGAAGGGCTGCCGGTGGGGCTGCAACTGGTGGGTGCCAAGGGCGTGGACGAACAGGTGCTGGCGATCGCCGGTCACTTGCTCGAGCGCCTGTATTCCAGACACGACGGCTGA
- a CDS encoding MarR family winged helix-turn-helix transcriptional regulator has product MTSPKPHASRYDPGSEDFHKEEFPFYWLAMVHGRYSQYMEKALKKIGMDIPRWRVLFILKENGQSSISEISTHAIAKLSTITKTVYRMKEDGLVDTAPCEDDGRVTQVRITAEGRAAIERIQVATSDVFKRSFTGMTEAQIQRLNRMLETVFHNLGEP; this is encoded by the coding sequence ATGACCTCTCCCAAACCCCATGCAAGCCGCTACGACCCCGGCAGTGAAGACTTTCACAAAGAAGAATTTCCCTTCTACTGGCTGGCCATGGTGCACGGCCGCTACAGCCAGTACATGGAAAAAGCCCTGAAAAAAATTGGCATGGATATCCCGCGCTGGCGCGTGTTGTTCATCCTCAAGGAAAACGGCCAGTCCAGTATTTCCGAGATTTCCACTCACGCCATCGCCAAGCTGTCGACCATCACCAAAACGGTGTACCGCATGAAGGAAGATGGCCTGGTCGACACCGCGCCATGCGAGGACGATGGACGGGTTACCCAGGTGCGCATCACTGCCGAAGGCCGCGCTGCCATCGAGCGTATCCAGGTTGCGACCAGTGACGTGTTCAAGCGCAGCTTCACCGGCATGACCGAAGCCCAGATCCAGCGCCTGAACCGCATGCTGGAAACGGTGTTCCACAACCTGGGCGAGCCTTAG
- a CDS encoding aldehyde dehydrogenase family protein: MHIALLPSVIAFLARDHANFIEGAAQLSASATRIAVVDPSTGEAVAHLRDALPHDVDLAVASAEQAFKGVWAQTSPYQRGIALNRLADLIEIHGEELAQLETVSSGKSINLSRHIEVGQSAVFLRYFAGWATKISGQTLTPSMPSTKGEQYTAYTLREPVGVVAAIVPWNFSLMIGVWKLGAALATGCTVILKPSEYTPLSLLRLAELAIEAGIPAGVLNVVNGRGQVGQQLIEHPAVRKVSFTGSVPTGIAVGKAAMAANLTRVTLELGGKNAAALLADTNVDDAVERLVQSAYVHQGQVCAAPERLFVHRSLVDAVTQKLGAVLSQMVIGSPLDEHAQFGPLANKPHFEKILGFFERARQRSQVICGARAVDRAGYYVEPTLIVATGKDDPLLHEETFGPVVCVLPFDDEEELIALMNDSPFGLTASLWTNDLSKALRLIPRIEAGTVWVNMHTFVDPAVPFGGCKASGVGREFGSAFIDDYTELKSVMIRY; encoded by the coding sequence ATGCACATCGCCTTATTGCCCTCGGTCATCGCCTTCCTGGCCCGCGACCATGCCAACTTCATCGAGGGCGCAGCACAGCTCAGCGCGTCCGCAACGCGCATCGCCGTGGTCGACCCCAGTACCGGCGAGGCCGTAGCCCATCTGCGTGACGCCCTGCCCCATGACGTCGACCTGGCTGTCGCCAGCGCCGAGCAAGCGTTCAAAGGCGTGTGGGCACAGACCTCGCCCTATCAACGTGGCATCGCACTCAATCGCCTGGCCGACCTGATCGAGATCCATGGCGAAGAACTGGCGCAACTGGAAACCGTGAGTTCCGGCAAATCGATCAACTTGTCACGTCATATCGAAGTCGGACAGAGCGCGGTCTTCCTGCGGTATTTCGCCGGCTGGGCCACCAAGATCAGCGGCCAGACCCTGACGCCCTCGATGCCATCAACCAAGGGCGAGCAATACACCGCCTACACCCTGCGTGAACCGGTGGGCGTAGTGGCCGCTATCGTGCCGTGGAACTTCTCGCTGATGATCGGTGTGTGGAAGCTGGGTGCCGCATTGGCTACGGGCTGCACCGTGATACTCAAGCCCAGCGAATACACCCCGCTTTCGCTGTTGCGCCTGGCCGAACTGGCTATCGAGGCCGGCATTCCGGCCGGCGTCCTCAACGTGGTCAACGGGCGCGGTCAGGTAGGCCAGCAGTTGATCGAACACCCCGCCGTACGCAAGGTGTCATTTACCGGCTCGGTGCCCACCGGCATCGCCGTGGGCAAGGCCGCCATGGCTGCCAATTTGACCCGCGTGACCCTGGAGCTAGGGGGCAAGAACGCCGCCGCGCTGCTGGCCGATACCAACGTTGACGACGCCGTGGAACGCCTGGTGCAGTCTGCCTATGTGCATCAAGGCCAGGTCTGTGCGGCGCCCGAACGCTTGTTCGTACACCGCTCGCTTGTCGACGCCGTTACGCAAAAACTGGGCGCGGTGCTGTCACAGATGGTCATCGGTTCACCCTTGGACGAACATGCCCAATTCGGCCCGCTGGCCAACAAACCCCATTTCGAAAAAATCCTCGGCTTTTTCGAACGTGCCCGCCAACGCAGCCAGGTCATCTGCGGCGCACGGGCCGTCGACCGCGCCGGTTACTACGTGGAGCCGACACTGATCGTCGCCACGGGTAAAGACGACCCGCTGCTACACGAAGAAACCTTCGGTCCGGTGGTCTGCGTGTTGCCGTTCGACGATGAAGAAGAACTGATCGCGCTGATGAACGACAGTCCGTTCGGCTTGACGGCCAGCCTCTGGACCAACGACCTGTCCAAGGCCCTGCGCCTGATTCCACGCATCGAGGCAGGTACCGTGTGGGTCAACATGCACACCTTCGTCGACCCTGCCGTACCGTTTGGCGGCTGCAAGGCCTCAGGGGTTGGCCGGGAATTCGGCAGTGCCTTCATCGACGACTACACCGAGCTGAAATCGGTGATGATCCGTTACTGA
- a CDS encoding multidrug effflux MFS transporter — MKPTARLVALLASLTAFVPFSIDTYLPSLPQIAVDLSSSTAQVQHTISAFLAGLCLGMLFYGPLSDRYGRRPLLLGSLVLYGLATLGCLFAASIEQLIAWRFLQALGGAGALVLARTVARDLFGLAQAAKVMSWMHMLTMMATLVAPMIGTWLVLIDGWRTIFAVLFILCTLCLLMVATGLGESLAPQARGGSLKGAFAAYPYILQQPRAVALMLCMALASGGVFAFITASPFVYVEYFGVSPRTFSWLFGLNIFSIIVVSFINARCVTRLGPQRLLGIGAVLSGVAGLALLVAGYTQWGGLSSIVLCLMLYMGVTGLLGANCTASLMSLFPTQAGASVALGIAVQFAFGSLASVWVSHLADGTPWPMCLVVGTCGMGCLVAYGIAHRAPVIPVKTPERIVPFQP, encoded by the coding sequence ATGAAACCCACGGCCCGCCTGGTTGCGCTGCTGGCTTCGCTGACGGCCTTCGTGCCGTTTTCCATCGATACCTATCTGCCCAGCCTGCCGCAGATCGCCGTTGATCTGTCGAGCAGTACGGCTCAGGTGCAACATACGATCAGCGCTTTCCTCGCCGGCTTGTGCCTGGGCATGTTGTTCTATGGGCCACTGTCGGACCGCTATGGGCGTCGTCCATTGTTGCTGGGCAGCCTCGTGCTCTATGGCCTGGCAACCTTGGGCTGTCTGTTTGCCGCAAGCATCGAACAGTTGATCGCCTGGCGATTTCTACAGGCGCTGGGTGGGGCCGGCGCACTGGTGCTGGCGCGGACCGTGGCCAGAGATCTGTTTGGCCTGGCACAGGCGGCCAAGGTGATGTCCTGGATGCATATGTTGACGATGATGGCGACATTGGTCGCGCCGATGATTGGCACCTGGCTGGTACTGATCGATGGCTGGCGCACCATCTTCGCCGTGTTGTTCATTCTCTGTACGCTATGCCTGTTGATGGTCGCCACGGGGCTGGGCGAGAGCCTGGCGCCGCAGGCGCGCGGCGGCTCTCTCAAGGGCGCGTTCGCAGCCTATCCGTACATTCTCCAACAACCTCGGGCGGTGGCGTTGATGCTGTGCATGGCACTGGCATCGGGTGGCGTGTTCGCCTTTATCACGGCGTCACCCTTTGTGTATGTGGAGTACTTCGGTGTTTCGCCACGCACGTTCAGCTGGCTGTTTGGCCTTAACATTTTCAGCATCATCGTTGTGAGTTTCATCAATGCCCGTTGCGTCACGCGGTTGGGGCCTCAACGCCTGTTGGGCATCGGTGCTGTGCTGTCGGGTGTGGCCGGCCTGGCGTTGCTGGTGGCGGGTTATACGCAATGGGGCGGGCTGAGCAGTATTGTGCTGTGCCTGATGCTGTACATGGGGGTTACGGGTCTGTTGGGTGCCAATTGCACTGCGAGCCTGATGAGTCTGTTCCCGACGCAGGCGGGGGCGAGTGTCGCCTTGGGGATCGCCGTGCAGTTCGCTTTCGGGTCGCTGGCGAGCGTGTGGGTCAGTCACCTGGCCGATGGCACGCCCTGGCCCATGTGTCTTGTGGTGGGTACCTGCGGGATGGGTTGCCTGGTGGCGTATGGCATTGCCCATCGTGCGCCGGTGATTCCTGTGAAAACCCCTGAGCGCATCGTGCCGTTTCAGCCCTGA
- a CDS encoding alpha/beta fold hydrolase translates to MPHDSCFFTNRSGLRLHFLRWGESSGVPLVLLHGLRAYAQTWESLVQSLGEGYCIYALDQRGRGLSDWAEPASYHTQTYVEDLEDLIAHVGLPRFVLLGHSLGGANALEYARQNPGRLTGLLIEDIGPGSSSQGDGAARIRREMSQTPLQFDNWDEARAFWRASRPGLSQEGLASRLAHSMQERDGMITWRHDQQGIAEARLSIEPTDLWPAVRALDCPSLFIRGGRSDFLPPATLQAMSASNPHVRTVEVADASHYVHDDQGPVFNALVADFLKSLVPAP, encoded by the coding sequence ATGCCTCATGACAGCTGTTTTTTTACCAACCGTTCGGGGCTGCGCCTGCACTTTTTGCGCTGGGGTGAATCGAGCGGTGTGCCCCTGGTGCTGTTACACGGCTTGCGCGCTTATGCTCAGACCTGGGAGTCGCTGGTGCAGTCCCTGGGCGAGGGCTATTGCATCTATGCCCTGGACCAGCGTGGTCGGGGGCTGAGCGACTGGGCCGAGCCTGCCAGTTATCACACCCAAACGTATGTCGAGGATCTTGAGGATCTGATTGCCCATGTGGGCTTGCCGCGTTTTGTGTTGCTGGGGCATTCATTGGGCGGCGCCAACGCCCTTGAGTATGCACGGCAAAACCCGGGACGCTTGACGGGCTTGTTGATCGAGGACATTGGTCCAGGTTCCTCAAGCCAGGGCGATGGTGCCGCGCGCATTCGTCGCGAGATGAGCCAGACGCCGTTGCAGTTCGACAACTGGGACGAGGCGCGCGCGTTCTGGCGGGCTTCGCGTCCGGGGTTGTCGCAGGAGGGGCTGGCGTCGCGGCTTGCGCATTCGATGCAAGAGCGCGATGGCATGATTACCTGGCGCCATGACCAGCAGGGTATTGCCGAGGCACGTCTGAGTATCGAACCGACGGATTTGTGGCCGGCGGTGCGCGCGCTGGATTGCCCGAGCCTGTTCATTCGCGGCGGTCGCTCGGACTTCCTGCCTCCCGCGACACTGCAAGCGATGAGTGCCAGCAACCCGCATGTGCGGACGGTGGAAGTCGCCGATGCCAGTCACTATGTTCACGACGATCAAGGCCCGGTGTTCAACGCGCTGGTTGCCGATTTTCTCAAAAGCCTCGTACCGGCACCATGA